One region of Microbacterium sp. M28 genomic DNA includes:
- a CDS encoding MFS transporter codes for MDSPGSSALTRSQVARYAIGSLGTGGFATLPGLVLVYYLTDSLGVTALAAGAIVTAAKAWDVLIDPVIGGLSDRSYAQAGSRRRFMILGGIGLPIAFVLTFAVPGGLGPVTSGVWVLIAFMLAATCFSLFQVPYIALPAELTDSYHERTRLLTWRVVVLTTAILLFGAGGPELRGLFPDDPLRGYLVMALVAGVVLAVGMLVSASVAPQRPPLPVVAGMSIGAHYRAGIRVLRESQPFRALLSAFMLQGLATGLMLASAQYVARWILQDEGAVTPLFASLIAPALLMAPVWKGIADRVGKERAFRMASLIFLLSTLALVVMIWVPGWWILAPVALAGAAYAGMQTLPMAMLPDVIAHDRSAHSGTNRSGVFSGVWTAGETTGMALGAAVLSVVLATTGYLESTAGVAMDQPAAAVDGIAVAFSILPAALMALSLVVLARYRLRERDIAGTAA; via the coding sequence ATGGATTCACCGGGGAGTTCGGCGCTGACCAGGAGCCAGGTCGCCCGCTACGCGATCGGCTCGCTCGGCACCGGCGGTTTCGCCACGTTGCCGGGGCTCGTCCTCGTCTACTACCTCACCGATTCGCTCGGCGTCACGGCGCTCGCAGCCGGCGCGATCGTCACGGCTGCGAAGGCCTGGGACGTCCTGATCGACCCGGTGATCGGCGGACTCAGCGACCGCTCCTACGCGCAGGCCGGGTCGCGACGTCGATTCATGATCCTCGGGGGTATCGGCCTGCCGATCGCGTTCGTGCTCACGTTCGCGGTCCCCGGCGGGCTCGGGCCGGTCACGTCCGGAGTGTGGGTGCTGATCGCCTTCATGCTCGCGGCGACGTGCTTCAGCCTGTTCCAGGTTCCGTACATCGCCCTGCCGGCCGAACTCACCGACAGCTACCACGAACGCACCAGGCTGCTCACCTGGCGCGTGGTGGTGCTGACCACCGCGATCCTGCTGTTCGGCGCCGGTGGACCAGAGCTGCGCGGTCTGTTCCCGGACGATCCGCTACGCGGGTACCTCGTGATGGCGCTGGTCGCGGGCGTCGTCCTGGCCGTCGGGATGCTGGTGTCGGCATCCGTGGCGCCGCAGCGGCCACCGCTTCCGGTCGTCGCCGGCATGTCGATCGGCGCGCACTATCGCGCCGGCATCCGCGTGCTCCGCGAGAGCCAGCCGTTCCGGGCGCTGCTGTCGGCGTTCATGCTGCAGGGGCTCGCGACCGGTCTGATGCTGGCATCGGCCCAGTACGTCGCGCGGTGGATCCTCCAGGACGAGGGAGCCGTCACGCCGCTGTTCGCGTCGCTGATCGCCCCCGCGCTGCTGATGGCTCCGGTCTGGAAGGGCATCGCCGATCGCGTGGGCAAGGAACGCGCTTTTCGGATGGCGAGTCTGATCTTCCTGCTCTCGACCCTCGCACTCGTGGTGATGATCTGGGTGCCCGGCTGGTGGATCCTCGCCCCGGTGGCGCTCGCCGGCGCGGCGTACGCCGGCATGCAGACGCTGCCGATGGCCATGCTGCCCGACGTCATCGCGCACGATCGCTCCGCGCACTCCGGGACGAATCGGTCAGGCGTGTTCAGCGGGGTCTGGACGGCGGGGGAGACGACGGGGATGGCCCTCGGGGCAGCCGTGCTCTCGGTCGTGCTCGCGACCACCGGCTACCTCGAGTCCACGGCGGGCGTGGCGATGGACCAACCCGCCGCGGCCGTCGATGGCATCGCCGTCGCGTTCAGCATCCTGCCCGCAGCTCTGATGGCGCTGAGCCTCGTCGTGCTCGCGCGCTACCGGCTGCGTGAACGCGACATCGCGGGGACGGCGGCATGA
- the guaB gene encoding IMP dehydrogenase, with protein sequence MDQHDPFGFVGLTYDDVLLLPGHTDVIPSEADTSSRITRRISVATPLLSSAMDTVTESRMAIAMAREGGIGILHRNLSIADQAAHVDRVKRSESGMITDPITTTPDATVEEVDSLCARYRISGLPVVDPDGKLVGIITNRDMRFVSGFERQTTFVKDVMTSEALVTAPVGVAAGEVIALFAKHRVEKLPLIDDDGKLAGLITIKDFDKSEKYPLATKDDQGRLRVGAAIGFFGDAWERAEALRDAGVDLLVVDTANGQSQGVVDLIRRLKADASFEHIDIIGGNIATREGAQALIDAGADAVKVGVGPGSICTTRVVAGVGVPQVTAVYEASLAARPAGIPVIADGGLQYSGDIAKALVAGADAVMLGSLLAGTDESPGEIVFQSGKQFKQYRGMGSLGAMQTRGKQTSYSKDRYFQADVPSDDKLIPEGIEGQVPYRGPLGAVAYQLIGGLRQSMFYVGARTIEELKTRGKFVRITPAGLKESHPHDVQIVVEAPNYKR encoded by the coding sequence ATGGACCAGCACGACCCGTTCGGTTTCGTCGGCCTCACCTATGACGACGTGCTGCTCCTGCCGGGGCACACCGACGTCATCCCGAGCGAGGCGGACACCTCCTCGCGGATCACGCGTCGCATCTCGGTCGCGACGCCGCTGCTGTCGAGCGCCATGGACACCGTCACGGAGTCTCGCATGGCCATCGCGATGGCACGCGAGGGCGGCATCGGCATCCTGCACCGCAACCTCTCGATCGCCGATCAGGCCGCGCACGTCGACCGCGTCAAGCGCAGCGAGTCGGGCATGATCACCGACCCGATCACCACGACCCCGGACGCGACCGTCGAAGAGGTCGACTCCCTCTGTGCGCGCTACCGCATCTCGGGTCTGCCCGTCGTCGACCCCGACGGCAAGCTCGTCGGCATCATCACCAACCGCGACATGCGCTTCGTCTCCGGTTTCGAGCGTCAGACGACGTTCGTGAAGGACGTCATGACCAGCGAGGCGCTCGTCACCGCACCGGTCGGCGTCGCCGCCGGCGAGGTCATCGCGCTGTTCGCGAAGCACCGCGTCGAGAAGCTGCCGCTCATCGATGACGACGGCAAGCTCGCGGGTCTCATCACGATCAAGGACTTCGACAAGAGCGAGAAGTACCCCCTCGCCACCAAGGACGACCAGGGACGGCTGCGCGTCGGCGCAGCGATCGGCTTCTTCGGCGACGCGTGGGAGCGCGCCGAGGCGCTGCGGGATGCCGGGGTCGACCTGCTCGTGGTCGACACCGCGAACGGACAGTCGCAGGGCGTCGTCGATCTGATCCGTCGCCTGAAGGCGGACGCTTCGTTCGAGCACATCGACATCATCGGCGGGAACATCGCGACCCGTGAGGGCGCACAGGCGCTCATCGATGCCGGAGCCGACGCCGTGAAGGTCGGCGTCGGTCCCGGATCCATCTGCACCACCCGCGTCGTCGCCGGCGTCGGCGTTCCGCAGGTCACTGCGGTCTACGAGGCGTCGCTGGCGGCGCGCCCCGCCGGCATCCCGGTGATCGCCGACGGCGGTCTGCAGTACTCCGGCGACATCGCCAAGGCGCTCGTCGCCGGTGCGGATGCGGTCATGCTCGGCTCGCTGCTGGCCGGAACCGACGAGTCACCGGGCGAGATCGTCTTCCAGAGCGGCAAGCAGTTCAAGCAGTACCGGGGGATGGGCTCGCTCGGTGCCATGCAGACCCGCGGCAAGCAGACCTCGTACTCGAAGGACCGCTACTTCCAGGCTGATGTGCCCAGCGACGACAAGCTCATCCCCGAGGGCATCGAGGGCCAGGTCCCGTACCGCGGCCCACTCGGCGCCGTCGCGTACCAGCTCATCGGTGGCCTGCGTCAGTCGATGTTCTACGTCGGCGCGCGCACGATCGAAGAGCTCAAAACCCGCGGCAAGTTCGTCCGCATCACACCGGCGGGGCTCAAGGAATCTCACCCGCACGACGTGCAGATCGTCGTCGAGGCGCCCAACTACAAGCGCTGA
- a CDS encoding branched-chain amino acid ABC transporter permease, producing the protein MISAKRSGIRWAIALVGTLLAFAFLALQPPSPASAEETDDGQEITDFYLAGVITFDDDPVADVTMSVEGEGFEADTETDAEGKWRLYVPEAATYTLTVDEDSLPDGVIVDATQLPEGMQPISGTTASFEVEFGLTGTKIVNLFLGEGVRETTSFLDQLLSRTVGGLNFGLLLGLASMGAALIYGTTKLSNFAHGEMVTWGAVVALLVSSFWQLPMWLGIIAAIIAGGLLGWGLDAGLWRPLRRRGLGVVQLMIVSIGLSLALRYALQFMIGGGTYQLPGSSPTPIKLGPISLSYIDMIGMGVSLLVILGVAFFLTRTRVGKATRAISDNPQLAAASGIDVDKVIRIVWILAGVLAAISGILWAYFRPGVKWDMGMQMLLLIFCAITLGGLGSAIGALIGSIIVGLAVEVSTLFGVPSDLKYASALVALIVILLVRPQGLLGRKERLG; encoded by the coding sequence ATGATCTCGGCGAAGCGGAGCGGAATCCGATGGGCGATCGCCCTGGTCGGGACGCTCCTCGCTTTCGCCTTCCTGGCGCTCCAGCCGCCGTCACCCGCCTCAGCAGAGGAGACCGACGACGGCCAGGAGATCACCGACTTCTATCTCGCCGGAGTCATCACGTTCGACGACGATCCCGTCGCCGACGTCACGATGTCCGTCGAGGGCGAGGGCTTCGAAGCCGACACCGAGACGGATGCCGAGGGCAAATGGCGTCTCTACGTCCCCGAGGCCGCGACTTACACGCTCACCGTCGATGAGGACTCGCTCCCCGACGGCGTGATCGTGGACGCGACGCAGCTGCCGGAGGGCATGCAGCCGATCTCCGGCACGACGGCGTCGTTCGAGGTCGAGTTCGGACTCACCGGGACGAAGATCGTCAACCTGTTCCTCGGCGAGGGCGTCCGCGAGACGACGTCGTTCCTGGACCAGTTGCTGTCCAGGACTGTCGGCGGGCTGAACTTCGGCCTGCTGCTCGGACTCGCCTCGATGGGCGCCGCGCTCATCTACGGCACGACGAAGCTGTCGAACTTCGCGCACGGCGAGATGGTCACCTGGGGTGCGGTCGTCGCGCTGCTGGTCAGCTCGTTCTGGCAGCTGCCGATGTGGCTCGGCATCATCGCCGCCATCATCGCCGGCGGCCTGCTCGGGTGGGGTCTGGATGCCGGTCTCTGGCGTCCGCTGCGGCGCCGTGGACTCGGCGTGGTGCAGCTCATGATCGTCAGCATCGGCCTCTCCCTGGCGTTGCGCTACGCGCTGCAGTTCATGATCGGCGGCGGCACGTATCAGCTGCCGGGGTCCAGCCCGACTCCGATCAAGCTCGGCCCGATCTCGCTGTCGTACATCGACATGATCGGCATGGGTGTCAGCCTGCTCGTCATCCTCGGCGTCGCGTTCTTCCTGACGCGCACGAGGGTCGGCAAGGCCACCCGGGCGATCTCCGACAACCCGCAGCTGGCTGCTGCATCCGGCATCGACGTCGACAAGGTCATCCGCATCGTGTGGATCCTCGCCGGCGTCCTCGCCGCGATCTCCGGCATCCTGTGGGCGTACTTCCGCCCTGGCGTGAAGTGGGACATGGGCATGCAGATGCTGCTGCTCATCTTCTGCGCCATCACGCTCGGCGGCCTCGGCTCGGCCATCGGCGCGCTGATCGGCTCGATCATCGTCGGTCTCGCCGTCGAGGTGTCGACCCTGTTCGGCGTCCCGAGCGACCTCAAGTACGCCAGCGCCCTCGTCGCGCTGATCGTGATCCTGCTGGTACGGCCCCAGGGCCTGCTCGGCCGCAAGGAAAGGTTGGGCTGA
- a CDS encoding branched-chain amino acid ABC transporter permease: MDFGNILGNTAAYLFSPTTMAYALAATGLAVHFGYTGLLNFGMAAFMAVGGYGYAISVLSFGLPWWIGMLIGLIAGAGFALILGIPTLRLRADYLAIATIAAAEVVRLLFLTELFKKWTNSAGGLSGYHQSFRDINPFPPGTYGFGPWTYNANDLWVRVFGLIMLTIAVLFVWALMRSPWGRVLKGIREDEDAVRSLGKNVFAYKMQALVVGGVLGALGGIVFVLPSAVIPGSYSTSLTFFLWTILLLGGAATVLGPTLGAVLFWVVFAFLGSLLPAMADAGLLPMTAAQADMVRYILIGVVLMLIVIFRPQGILGNKREMTFVK; encoded by the coding sequence ATGGACTTCGGCAACATCCTCGGCAACACCGCCGCATATCTCTTCAGCCCGACCACGATGGCCTACGCGTTGGCGGCGACCGGTCTGGCCGTGCACTTCGGCTACACCGGCCTGCTGAACTTCGGCATGGCGGCCTTCATGGCGGTCGGCGGCTACGGCTACGCGATCTCGGTGCTCAGCTTCGGCCTCCCGTGGTGGATCGGCATGCTGATCGGCCTCATCGCCGGCGCGGGCTTCGCGTTGATCCTCGGCATCCCGACACTGCGCCTTCGTGCCGACTACCTCGCCATCGCGACGATCGCGGCGGCGGAGGTCGTGCGACTGCTGTTCCTCACCGAGCTGTTCAAGAAGTGGACGAACTCGGCCGGTGGCCTGTCGGGCTACCATCAGAGCTTCCGCGACATCAACCCGTTCCCGCCCGGGACCTACGGCTTCGGCCCGTGGACCTACAACGCGAACGACCTGTGGGTGCGCGTGTTCGGACTCATCATGCTCACGATCGCCGTGCTCTTCGTCTGGGCCCTCATGCGCAGTCCGTGGGGCCGCGTGCTCAAGGGCATCCGCGAGGACGAGGACGCAGTGCGCTCGCTCGGCAAGAACGTGTTCGCGTACAAGATGCAGGCGCTCGTCGTCGGCGGCGTGCTCGGTGCGCTCGGCGGCATCGTGTTCGTCCTGCCGTCGGCCGTGATCCCCGGCAGCTACTCGACGTCGCTGACGTTCTTCCTGTGGACCATCCTGCTCCTCGGGGGAGCTGCGACCGTTCTCGGCCCGACTCTCGGCGCCGTGCTGTTCTGGGTCGTCTTCGCGTTCCTCGGCAGCCTGCTGCCCGCGATGGCGGACGCCGGCCTGCTGCCGATGACCGCGGCCCAGGCGGACATGGTGCGCTACATCCTGATCGGCGTCGTGCTGATGCTGATCGTGATCTTCCGGCCGCAGGGCATCCTCGGAAACAAGAGGGAGATGACCTTTGTCAAGTGA